A segment of the Triticum urartu cultivar G1812 chromosome 1, Tu2.1, whole genome shotgun sequence genome:
tcaagggattgactacgatgagactttctcactcgtagcgatgcttaagtctgtccgaatcatgttagcaattgctgcattttatgattatgaaatttggcaaatggatgtcaaaactgcattcctgaatggatttctggaagaagagttgtatatgatgcaaccggaaggttttgtcgatccaaagggagctaacaaagtgtgcaagctccagcgatccatttatggactggtgcaagcctctcagagttggaataaacgttttgatagtgtgatcaaagcatatggttttatacagacttttggagaagcctgtatttacaagaaagtgagtgggagctctgtagtatttctgatattatatgtggatgacatattgctgattggaaatgatatagaatttctggatagcataaagggatacttgaataagagtttttcaatgaaggacctcggtgaagctgcttatatattgggcatcaagatctatagagatagatcaagacgcttaattggactttcacaaagcacataccttgacaaagttttgaagaagttcaaactggatcaagcaaagaaagggttcttgcctgtgttacaaggtgtgaagttgagtaagactcaatgcccgaccactgcagaagatagagagaagatgaaagatgttccctatgcttcagccataggctatatcatgtatgcaatgctgtgtaccagacctgatgtgtgccttgctataaatttagcagggaggtaccaaagtaatccaggagtggatcactgcacatcggtcaagaacatcctgaaatacctgaaaaggactaaggatttgtttctcatttatggaggtgataaagagctagtcgtaaatggctacgtcgatgcaagctttgacactgatccggacgattctaaatcgcaaaccggatacgtttttacattgaacggtggagctgtcagttggtgcagttctaaacaaagcattgtggcgggatctacgtgtgaaggggagtacatagctgcttcggaagcagcaaatgaaggagtctggatgaaggtgttcatatccgatctaggtgtcatacctagtgcatcgggtccaatgaaaaatcttttgtgacaatactggtgcaattgccttggcaaaggaatccagatttcacaagagaaccaagcacatcaagagacgcttcaactccatccgggatcaagtccaggtgggagacatagaaattcgcaagatacatacggatttgaatgttgcagacccattgactaagcctcttccacgagcaaaacatgatcaacaccaagactccatgggtgtaagaatcattactgtgtaatctagattattgactctagtgcaagtgggagactgaaggaaatattccctagaggcaataataaagttattatttatttccttatatcatgataaatgtttattattcattctagaattgtattaaccggaaacataatacttgtgtgaatacataaacaaacagagtgtcactagtatgcctctacttgactagctcgttgatcagaaatggttatgtttcctagccattaacatgagttgtcatttgattaacgggatcacatcattaggagaatgatgtgatttacttgacccattccgttagcttagcacacgatcgtttagtattctgctattgttttcttcatgacttatacatgttcctatgactatgagattatgcaactcccgtttaccggaggaacactttgtgtgctaccaaatgtcacaacgtaactgggtgattataaagttgctacaggtgtctccgaaggtacttgttgggttggcgtatttcgagattaggatttgtcactccgattgtcggagaggtatctctgggcccactcggtaatgcacatcactataagccttgcaagcattgcaagtaatgagttagttgcgggatgatgtattacataacgagtaaagagacttgccagtaacgagaatgaactaggtattaagataccgacgatcgaatgtcgggcaagtaacataccgatgacaaagggaacaacgcatgttgttatgcggtttgaccgataaagatcttcgtagaatatgtaggagccaatatgagcatccaggttccgctattggttattgaccggagacatgtctcggtcatgtctacatagttctcgaacccgtagggtccgcacgcttaaagttcgatgacggttatagtatgagtttatgtgttttgatgtaccgaaggaagtTCAGAGTCTctgatgtgatcacggacatgacgaggagtctcgaaatggtcgagacataaagattgatatatcggaagcctatatttggatatcggaagtgttcgaggtgaaatcaggattttaccggagtaccgggggttaccggaaccccccgggggtttaatgggccaagatgggtcttagtggagaagaggaggggcggccagggcaggccacgcgccccctctccctctagtccgaattggacaaggaggggggcggcacccccctttccttcctctctccctcctccttcccccttctcatactccaactaggaaaggagggagtcctactcccggtgggagtaggactcctccctggcgcgcctcctcctggccggccgcctctccccccttgctcctttatatacggggcagggggcacctctagacacaacaattgatctcttggatctcttagccgtgtgcggtgccccctccatcatagtccacctcggtaatatcgtagcggtgcttaggcgaaaccctgcgtcggtagaagatcatcatcgtcatcacgccgtcgtgctgacggaactctctcTCAAAGCTCGGctgaatcggagttcgagggacatcatcgagctgaacgtgtgctgaactctgccatacattcggtacttgatcggtcggatcgtgaagacgtacgactacatcaaccgcgttgtgcaaacgcttccgctttcggtctacgagggtacgtggacaacactctcccctctcattgctatgcatcaccatgatcctgtgtgtgcgtagattttttttttgaaattactatgttccccaacaggcATGACACCAAGCTCATGAAGAGCAGCTCTCCGCGGAGATCCGTGATGCACTCCATGTTGTCGAATCTCACGATCCAACCTAGAGCAAAGGACTCAATCTGGCTGAGGTGGCTAGCCGAGTTGGCTACAAGGGTGACGACGTCGAAGACGAAAAATCTGAACTGGAACGAAGAACGTGTCGGTCCCGATATAAGCGTTGATCTTGACTCCCATTGAACCGTGACGATCCATCTAGCAGGACTTGCATAGGCCACCACCATCGGAGCTAAATCCGGCATAAATCTAGGTAGAGGATCCTAAGCTAGATTCCTTGGAACGATGGCAATAGGGGCACAAGAGTTACCTAGGTTcaggctctccgaggagataaaaCCCTACTTCATGTTTGTGCTTTTATTTCATTGGAGTGTGTACAAAGTACATGTAAACTACTAAGAGATTTATGATTGTTTCTACGAGCTTGCCCCCAGTTTTATATATGATATCCGgatgatggtggtggtggtggtggtgggggggggtcCTAGGGTACAAGAGCGTAGTCGGCTACGTATGAGGAGGTAGATTCCTCCACGAATCCAGCATCATGTTGTGTACGCCAAGTTTTTTGGATCTTCCTTGTATACGTCATGGGTTGCCCGATGCGGCCCATGTGGAACTAACGAGGGGTCCTCAGCCCGGCCCACCAGGTCGAAAAGTCGATGTGGTGAGAGGCCTCATAGCCGGGCACCGTCAAGCGGCGCTCGGTTCAGCTGCAGGGGAATCGACATGGTCACATGTAGTAAATTTGTGAAAGACATGGCCACCGAAGAGCATGGATGGACTGGATCTGGAGTTGCGCGTCGACGACCACTTCTCGGCATCGGACTTCTTGCCTATCACGGTGGCCGGAGGTGTGGTGGTGTGCGGCACCGATGGATGTGTAGGAAAGAAGGAGGATTGTACGGGTAGGGAAAGGCCAGTCAGCGGGAGTGGATGCACAGAAGGGTGGGTAAATCCGTGTGGTTGGAGTTTGACATGACGGACATCAGACTCTTCCAAACCTCCCTCCATGTTAGTGCCGATTTGCAAGATTTTAAACGTTCGAACCTGTCAGAACAAATCAGGTGACCGCTCTGGAGTTTTGACCCTGTCCTTGGTCCTGTGCAAGACCAAGATGCCACCAGAACCGGAGGCGACGGACAGGGAGAGCACAGTGGCATGTGAACCAAGCCGACCCGACCTGACGGCGCGCGTCAGGTCAGAAATAAAAACCGGgtgccagccagccagccagcacCGCCGCTATCCTCCCCCAACCCCAACGTCACAACCTGCCACTGGACTACTCATCACCGGCACCAACCCGACGCCAAATCCAGCTCACACGGGAAGAATCCAACCGTTCATGAGACCACGAATACACTACAGAAAGATTTTTAGAACCCGTAGCTTGTAGGCTGACAGGTACTGCCATGAGATATGTTCGTGTCTGCTAAGCAaaatgaataataataataataataataataataataataataataataataataagcaTATTAGTTCTCCTGTGTTTATTTTTTGACAAGGAAAAAACAAATACGGGGCGATCGAAAGAGTACGCGGAGAGGTTACACAAACGGCGACGGTGTCCCTGTCGTGTACGTCAAATAGACGTGTGAATGCTTTCATTCTCTCGCGGCTCTTCTTGCATGTTCTTCATTTTGCCTTTTTGACTTGATGATTGGAGTTTTCCACGGTGTGGTACGTGTGTTTACTTTGATTATGTACCGTTGTTCATTCGTCGTATGATAGGACGGTAATTAGGGGCCTCCAACCTGCCAGCACAAAAATGCAGTGGGGTCAAGTGTACCAGACTCTCTCAATTATTCTACTTATTTTGGCACAATTATGTATAAAAGCTAAGGGTGTAATCAAAAAAGTTATGGGGTCTAACACATAGAATCGCCACTGTCTCCAGCACTTAACATGTATCGAATATGGGAATATATAGGAAATACTGGTGAATAGACCCCGCTCACCGAGAGTGAGATGCCTTGCCTACGTCGTGAGTTCTTATAGGCCTCGTGACGCTTTCGGCGACCCCTCCCCCCCCCTCCTCCGTCGGCCGCCTGGTCGCCGATATGAGGGGGGTCAACGGATTCCGTGCGCGGGTTGTTTAGTTGTTTGTAGCCCGTTTGGCTTCAACAATGGTGATGGCGGCGGCAAATAAGTTCCTCTAGTTCTTCCCTGTTGCGGTGGCCCTCTCATTGTTGTCGTATCTGGAAGTCAATAATTGCGCCGTCTAGTTTCTTTCACTTTTACACAGACGCATTGTGAGTGATGAAGACAAGGTGGTGGCCGTCGGCGCgcgtgcgggggggggggggggggggggggggggggggggggggggggggtgtaaCTTTTTTATTGTAGGGAAACAAAAATGCTATAATATGAGCACGTATTAAAGTCACAAACATTACTATTTGATACCGCTACATGATTCAACTAAAACAACGCATTCTTTAATGACAGAAAAACTAAGTACTCCTCATAAAAAAATCTTCAAAACCCACAGCCTCGTCACAATTGTTAGAAGGTCAATTCGACACGCATCCGTGGAATTTGCTCGTCCACACCCAGAAAATGCCACAGGAATCAGTCTTCACCGATTCGAAGCACCTTTTTAACCTGGTTGCTAGTCCAAGCCTCTCTAGTCAACGTTGCTGGTGGCTCCATTCTTCTTAATTTGACAAGTTCCACAACTGGATGGCTCAATCAAGACCAAGTGCGACATATTTAAGTCCCAATTAGTCGCCGTCACCCTCCCGTGCTCGTCCATCTAGCGTGTGACTTTAGCGCGTATTACGAATTTAGACGGCATAACAAGGCCCGCTCCATCTTAATCAATTTAGACAGAACCACTGTATGCATCTCTCTTGGCCTTTTTACTGATCAATCATCACACACCGCACATGTTGGACACTGCCTTTCGCTCTTCGCCAACTAAAAGCaagaacatgtacgtacatatattAAAAAGATTATATACTTTCTTCGTTCAAATTACTTGTCGCATAAACGGATGTATCTACAGAGAGAGTACACACATAAATAaaataataagaagaagaagaggaggagaaaagaaagaaagaaaacacATGGCCGTTTCCCTACCCAACCCCACCACACACGCGTTCTGACGAGCACGCGGAGGGGACGGAGGTACGACCGGTAGACCAGCCAGCCCGCAGCACCAGCATATAACCTCTCGCTCGCCGCCGCGGGTGGACCGGACAGCTCACAGACGCTGTTGCTACTCCCCTCCCCCTTCTTGCCTGCTTCCGCCGCTACCTGCTCCTCCGCTCCGTCCTCCTCCcctccgccgtcgccgtcgccgggACACGCCCAAGGTGCTCTCACGCCGGATTCGgctcccctcctcctcccctcccctctttgcccccagcAGCTCGCCTTTTGCTCCGATCTGCGGGCGCTCGCGGGATCTCCCGTGATCTCGTCCCTGGGCGGGCTTGCTTCGCGGGACGGGGGCTGGCTGCGCCCCTCTGGTTGTTCCGAGCTCCGAATCTTGCCGGTTCCCCTTTCTTGCCGGTCGATTTGCTCGTCTGGCTCCGATTCGTCGCGGAATTTGTGGCGTGCTAAGCTTGACTTCTTGCAGCAGTGGGAGAGGGAAAAGAAGAGGGCCTTGACTTCTTGTATTACAGTATTTTCTAGCTTTTCCCCTTCGTTTAGTGTGAAGAAGCAAGCTAGGGTTCTAAGTTCGTTAGTAATCAGTTCTTGCGAGTGGTCAACTGCGAATATGTATCTGGAGGGCAGCGGCTGCCTCTCGTCAGAAATTAGTTCGATTCTGTGTCTTCAATGCTCAGTTTATGGCGTGGCATGATGAATCAGCGGTACAGCTGCATGATGTTTCGTCCGTATATATAGGAATTAACATCCAGTGGAGTGTGAGAGCTAATAATAGTGACTGGTGTGGTTATCCTTTTGATCTGTTTTCTTTGGGGTGCATCCCGAATTAATGTGCTGTGGGAATTAGTTACATGACTGGTTGAACTGTGGGCAAGAGTGAGTGAAGAACTGAGTTGGCGCGCCCGCCAGACCGCCAAGGTTGTTTGCGCGCTATTTCCCTCGCGTAATTTCAGTTTAATTGCATGCAAATTTAGAAGTAGTTATCGTTGAGCTCAAAGCTGTGGACCAGGCAGTAATGTACTCCCACCCTCTCATTTATCATAGCTACCTTGTGGCGGTTGCACTTGTTTACTAGCAAAAGGAAGCACATAATTTGCAAGTGTTCATCTGGTGCGGTGGGCCAGCCACTGATAGCTGGATGAATAATCTAAGACGTTTCCAGCCGCTATGCGTCATTGGGTCTGGATCAATGTGGTATGAAACCTGTAGGATATTGACAAGTATCAAGCATGTTGATGCAGAATGAGCTGTCTTTTGGTCAGCTATAATAGCTAGTAGTGGTTGTTAGTTTCTGCCTTCCATGTGGATTCCAATCCTACCTGGGAAGATAATAATAAGAAATAATAAAGCACAGAGGAATGGCTCCATATTTTAGGTTTTCCTTGGCAGAGAATGTTTGCACATGAACTTGGTGTGCACATGAGATTGTTTTGCTTGATAGAAAATATATGTGTGATTTCTGTAGCTCCCTTGCTGCATGTACCGTAGAAGAATATGCTGCACCTGCAAGCAGGTCATGGTTCACTTATGGGCTTGGTTTTTCCATTTGAGATAGATACAGAGGAGAGAGTGAGACAAAGGGAAGCAAAGTAGTGGGATAAAATGAATGGAGAGGGGAAATTTAGCTGTACATCTTAACCATTCCTTCACTTGTTTCCTAAAAATTCAACTTCTATTTCCCCATTGGGGCCATTACGCTATATACAGAATGAAGTATGAATCGAAACTAAGTCACCTTCCATTTCTCTCCACTAGTCCTGTGGCACGTGCTATTAGTATTTGTCAGATATATGGCCACAAAACTACAGTTACAGTTCCGTTTATGTTCCCAACCGAGTGCTCGCTTGTTTGTTTTTGTATGAGCTATCTATGTTCATACTGCTGGTTCTGATAAAAAGATGCTTGGTTCCAGCCAGGACTTGTTCTCGGAAGAATATGTCTTGCTTTGGATGCTGTGGTGATGAAGATACTCAAAGAGCACCAGACAACAGGAATCAATACCCAGGAAACCATCCAGCAAGTAATAACTTCGAATTCTTTTTTATTACAATTCTATCATCTGCAACCCTATTTCTCGTACAACATTCTACTTCTGTTGCCTGATAATATTCATCTAATGAACTGCAACTGATCTGCAGGGAATGATGCATATCGCACTGCCGATCCAACTCCCAAAGGTCCTCAACCTGTGAAAGTGCAACCCATTGCAGTTCCCACCATTCCTATGGATGAAATTAGGGAGGTTACTAAGGGTTTTGGTGATGAAGCTTTGATTGGTGAGGGTTCCTTTGGCAGAGTATATTTTGGTACTCTAAGAAATGGTAGAGGTGCAGCAATCAAAAAGCTGGATTCCAGTAAGCAGCCAGACCAAGAATTGCTGGCACAGGTTCGTATTTCTCCCTGTTTAGGAATTCTGCATTTACTATGGTCTTCTATCTCACAACTTACATTCACAGGTATCTATGGTATCAAGGCTTAAGCATGAAAATGTTGTGGAGTTGCTTGGTTACTGTCTTGACGGGAACACCCGTGTCCTTGCTTATGAGTTTGCCACTATGGGTTCTCTTCATGATATGCTTCATGGTATGGTTTTGTACAATTTGAAGTCTTGAACATTCGTGTAATGTTTTTTTATTCATCTATTGGTGCAGTTAAGTTCTTATGTTTGATATAAACCTTTACTTTAAATGTTTACAGGAAGGAAAGGTGTTAAAGGGGCTCAGCCAGGTCCGGTCTTATCATGGATACAACGGGTGAAGATAGCTGTTGGTGCAGCGAAAGGCCTAGagtatcttcatgagaaagcaCAGCCTCACGTCATACACAGGGACATCAAGTCCAGCAACGTTCTTCTCTTTGATGATGATGTAGCTAAAATAGCCGACTTCGATTTGTCAAACCAAGCTCCTGACATGGCAGCCCGGCTTCACTCAACTAGGGTTCTGGGAACATTTGGATACCATGCACCTGAGTATGTTCTTGTTTTCTTTCAGTTGCTCATTTGCTCCATGAAGCTTTGGATCATTCAACTTAAGCTTGTTTAAACTTTTTGATCAGGTATGCAATGACTGGTCAACTTAGCTCTAAGAGCGATGTGTACAGTTTTGGAGTTGTTCTTCTGGAGCTATTGACTGGGAGGAAACCTGTCGACCATACATTACCAAGGGGGCAGCAGAGCCTTGTCACATGGGTAATTTTTGTACCCAATACTGCACAAGTGATCTCCTTTGGTGGATGGAATTCTAACAGTTGTTTGTTATACACTGGCAGGCCACCCCAAGACTGAGTGAAGATAAGGTTAGGCAATGTGTTGACTCTAGACTTGGAGGGGACTATCCTCCTAAGGCTGTTGCAAAGGTATCATAAATAGCCTCTCTTGGTTTCGAAACAATGCATGGGTTAAGCAGTCTGTGTCAGTTATCAGTATTTTATAAAGTATAAAGACGAGGAAAACAAAATACTGATTTTGCTGGAACTTACTAAGCTTGCCATTTTTGTTTTGAATGGATGagtaatactccctccgtccggaattacttgaCGCTCAAtcggatgtatctagcactaacgCCAGGAATTACTTGACGCTCaaacggatgtatctagcactaacgCCTGTTCGAGCATGTCAAAGTAATTCCGCACGGAGGGAGTACTAGCTAAGAATTTAATTTCCAGAAACTGTGTTTGTTGTGGCATAGGTAAAAGTATTTCTATAAAATATGTCCTACTACTGTGATTAACATCATTCTCGGAGCATGCTATATGTCATAACTAAGTCGAGGTATTCTTAGGTGAAGCCACTTGTAACACCATTTCCTCTTCTGCGTGTTGTTTGAAACAGTTTGCAGCCGTCGCGGCATTGTGCGTCCAATATGAAGCCGACTTCCGGCCAAACATGAGCATCGTCGTCAAGGCGCTCCAGCCCCTGCTGAATGCGCGAGCAGCCCACCCCGGGGCTGAGCATGCCGGACGCTAAGCACCACTCCGGCCTTTTGTATGATATAATAGATAAGGGAAAATGAGCCATCAATTGTTGTTCTTGCGGGGCGCGTGGCAGGCGGTTTTTGTACATTTGTGATTATTCTTCCCAAGTTGTAATCCTCGAGATTCTAGTACCAGAAATATTTGATTCTTTGTATCGGTTGCAAGGTCAGCAAGTATCTAGTACCTAGAACACTTGTCATCGGACAGAGAGAAAAAGGAAGATAATAAACACTGCTGCGTGAGCTTATGCCATTTGCTTCCAAGTCCAGATTCCGGAACAAATTTCTCATTTTGTGTTGGATTTTTCTTTGTATAGCCTTGTTTGGAACAGGAATCTTGCTAAGATTTTACTGGAATCTCAAACAGAAACAGAAGGGAAAAGGAGTCGCATAATGGACTGAAGAAGCAGGAATTAGCCATGTACTTTAATGATCTAAAGAGCAGTTTTAACATGGTCCCTCTTACCCCCTCTTTTCACATGAGAGGTAAGAGTATAAAATAGATCTTAGCCGTTGATCTCATCAATGAATGGCTTGATTGACTCTTACCTTCTTACCTCACATGTAAAAAAAGGAGGTAAGAGGGACCATGTTAAAATTTGCCTGATCTAAAACATATTACAtgtactttagtgatctaaaacgtcttatattagtttacagaggaaGTAGTAGATGCTAAAGAGTACTAAACCTCTTAAATTAGAGGAATAGTAGATGCTAAAGAGTAGTCCTAAACATCATAGGATAAGTACAGGATTACAGTTAACTACCACACATGAACTAGCAGCTGAGCTACACTGCTACGGTCTAGAGGACTAAACCTGGACGTCGACGAATTCTGGTCTCTGAACATCTGACCATGCAGCATGTCCAGGCCTAAACCTAATTTTACAACGCTACTCCAGTACATGACTGGCTTCTTAAAACTACAGAGCGAGCTAGTTGCTCACCTAACATAACTTCTCTACACAAGATGACGCTGTTCTCAGCGCTTTGCGAGGACCATCACGACCAGCATCGACATGCCGGCGACAAACTTGAACGTATCATTCTCCCAGAAGGGCTTCTTGCCTTCGTCGCGGCGAGGGCCGTCGGGCTGCTTCATGGCCATCTGATCCTTGAGCTCCTTGAGTTGCTTGTCCCTCTTCTCCCCCAACTGCAGAGGCAAGAGCCGATGAGTTAGTCTCGGGTTCGGATTCCTCAATGATCCCAACTGATCGGTGAGCACCATGAAAATCTTCTCAAGGTTTCGACATGTGTTTAGTTGCCATTAATTAGTTCAACTTCAACAGTTTGCTGCAAAAACATGGCTATCACAAGCAGTGTATGCGTTGCTTCAGTATATTTTATTGCAGGCATCAACAATCAATGCAGAGGCCAGGAGTGTTCGATTTCTTCCTCAAGTTTTCTAGAGAAAAAGATTGCACACATGCATGATTTAGCTGGTACCAGAGAAGATGAGATCACTGATACTAAAGAATAGGGTTTTTCTAGAACGCATGAATCAGTGATCTGTTTGACTTTGACCTGAACATTTTCGACACATCATTATGGCCAACTGCCGTAGCAGAGATGCTTCATTCACATGGCAATATGGCATTGATTATTTGATTTATTAACTTAACTGTCAGAAATCTTGTTACGATGCTCAGGGATAAGGTGGCGTATATTCAATTCACGAAGGCCATAAATGGATATGGACAATGATGCTAGCAGAGCAGGCGAAATCGAAGTCATGTTTCCTTTTTCACTTGTTAAAGGAAAATGATACACACGTATATGTACATACCCTCTGAAGTTTTCGGATTTGAGATCGTGATTCTTGAAGGCAGAATTCAAGTTTGAGAACCCTTTTTTTCAGTTCCTGGTCGGTTCTGCGCTGCTTCTCTAGCTGTTCAGCGAAAAAACATATCTCGAGTAAACTTACGGAGCTAAATTGCAGCGAAAACAATGTCTGCGAAACAATTTCAGGCAAAATTTTGTTATTTTgtggatgcaaggaagacaacttaCTTGT
Coding sequences within it:
- the LOC125547439 gene encoding pto-interacting protein 1-like isoform X1 — protein: MSCFGCCGDEDTQRAPDNRNQYPGNHPARNDAYRTADPTPKGPQPVKVQPIAVPTIPMDEIREVTKGFGDEALIGEGSFGRVYFGTLRNGRGAAIKKLDSSKQPDQELLAQVSMVSRLKHENVVELLGYCLDGNTRVLAYEFATMGSLHDMLHGRKGVKGAQPGPVLSWIQRVKIAVGAAKGLEYLHEKAQPHVIHRDIKSSNVLLFDDDVAKIADFDLSNQAPDMAARLHSTRVLGTFGYHAPEYAMTGQLSSKSDVYSFGVVLLELLTGRKPVDHTLPRGQQSLVTWATPRLSEDKVRQCVDSRLGGDYPPKAVAKFAAVAALCVQYEADFRPNMSIVVKALQPLLNARAAHPGAEHAGR
- the LOC125547439 gene encoding probable receptor-like protein kinase At2g47060 isoform X2 yields the protein MVEVQQSKSWIPVSSQTKNCWHRLKHENVVELLGYCLDGNTRVLAYEFATMGSLHDMLHGRKGVKGAQPGPVLSWIQRVKIAVGAAKGLEYLHEKAQPHVIHRDIKSSNVLLFDDDVAKIADFDLSNQAPDMAARLHSTRVLGTFGYHAPEYAMTGQLSSKSDVYSFGVVLLELLTGRKPVDHTLPRGQQSLVTWATPRLSEDKVRQCVDSRLGGDYPPKAVAKFAAVAALCVQYEADFRPNMSIVVKALQPLLNARAAHPGAEHAGR